In Fusarium oxysporum Fo47 chromosome XII, complete sequence, one DNA window encodes the following:
- a CDS encoding nucleotide-diphospho-sugar transferase, with amino-acid sequence MSSSPILGPERKNSYDEERLEWATPSVPKKYLRLPRLRRSTVILLLIDFLIVAVLVHAFYPLITLLRRNEELFGARLTLPLNDTSFGEDLPAQRTIPRIFHQTSANETIPEAWKDLVKSCKETYSEFEYKHWTDDKARDFISEEYPWFLDTWDTFPFNIQRADAIRYFVLHHYGGIYLDMDTLCNATIPLHQIESDGSKHHAVFKSTTPTGVSNDMMITSAHHPAFTKALSRIQLYNDITRPWAHILPHVAVMVSAGPLFLTMALKNYLLEQPSLPETTVQVINATELEPYLTDYEGASWHHGDTKAIMWLGDRPWVWYLLGAIGLGAGLYLINMLMMKCWGRFFEKASSDEAKDAIKLT; translated from the exons ATGTCATCCTCACCGATTCTTGGTCCCGAACGAAAAAACTCCTACGATGAAGAACGCCTCGAATGGGCAACGCCCTCTGTGCCAAAGAAGTACCTCCGTCTGCCAAGACTGCGCCGCTCGACCGtgatcctccttctcatcgacttcctcatcgtcgctgtcCTTGTCCATGCTTTTTACCCGCTTATCACACTGCTGCGTCGGAATGAGGAGCTGTTTGGTGCGAGATTAACGCTGCCCCTGAATGATACGTCGTTTGGCGAGGATTTGCCCGCGCAGAGGACGATACCGAGGATTTTTCACCAGACGAGTGCGAATGAGACCATTCCTGAGGCTTGGAAGGATTTGGTAAAGAGCTGCAAGGAAACTTACTCTGAGTTTGAGTACAAG CACTGGACGGACGATAAGGCTCGCGATTTTATTTCGGAAGAGTATCCTTGGTTCCTCGACACTTGGGACACTTTCCCTTTCAACATTCAACGTGCCGATGCCATTCGATACTTTGTCCTTCACCACTATGGCGGTATCTATCTCGACATGGACACGCTCTGCAACGCGACAATCCCCCTGCACCAGATCGAGTCCGACGGCAGCAAGCACCACGCCGTCTTCAAGAGCACAACACCCACCGGCGTCTCCAACGACATGATGATTACCTCCGCGCACCATCCCGCCTTCACAAAAGCCCTCTCCCGAATCCAACTCTACAACGACATAACCCGTCCCTGGGCACACATCCTCCCGCACGTCGCAGTAATGGTATCCGCGGGACCGCTCTTCCTCACCATGGCGCTGAAGAACTACCTTCTTGAACAGCCCTCGCTGCCTGAGACTACGGTGCAGGTGATCAATGCGACTGAGCTTGAACCTTATTTGACTGATTACGAGGGCGCGTCGTGGCATCACGGCGATACGAAGGCGATAATGTGGTTGGGTGATCGGCCGTGGGTTTGGTACCTGCTCGGTGCGATTGGGCTGGGCGCAGGGTTGTATTTGATCAACATGCTCATGATGAAGTGCTGGGGACGGTTCTTTGAGAAGGCTTCTAGTGATGAGGCCAAGGATGCTATTAAACTCACGTAG
- a CDS encoding PAP2 superfamily-domain-containing protein: MAQAQTQENEQDLGEPQFAYHAVVEPIFIVGVMIASCYFNRLRNFSIIPSSKSADQGLLGQSKPEPWDEEDVHDETERLNLADAASPTETHPPKKRTCCGTVVHTPNSSRYAKYWHSRFIQKFPFLVEMFYWVVNLLFYVGVKSASELIAATDGVWQTAENHGKAVLWFEHEGPFSWMFPLREIDVQSFFRNDHQTMLTILNRAYSLIHIPVTVSFLAWYYYAAPTHAQFAEARRMMTLTNLFSFVVFTTYPCMPPRLLPEEYGFFDTVRREDAESIYATNKFFNQLAAFPSLHFGYSFCIGTVLLYHSGLFRRRLAPREKRMSKAWQVFFVALSILYPAFVLTIIVATANHYWLDALAATGVVLVAWLSNRILLGLLPLEDLFLWCVKLEKPFPTTGNRGGK, encoded by the exons ATGGCTCAAGCGCAAACTCAAGAGAATGAACAAGATTTGGGTGAGCCGCAGTTTGCCTACCACGCCGTCGTCGAGCCAATC TTCATCGTCGGTGTCATGATCGCTTCATGCTACTTCAACCGCCTCCGAAACTTCTCCATCATCCCTTCGTCAAAAAGCGCCGACCAAGGTCTCCTCGGCCAATCGAAGCCGGAGCCATGGGACGAGGAGGACGTCCACGACGAGACAGAACGCCTCAACCTCGCTGACGCAGCGTCGCCGACGGAAACACACCCGCCCAAGAAGAGAACGTGCTGCGGCACTGTGGTTCACACGCCCAACTCGAGCCGATACGCCAAATACTGGCACTCGCGCTTCATACAAAAGTTTCCGTTCCTCGTGGAGATGTTCTACTGGGTGGTCAATCTACTCTTCTACGTCGGCGTCAAGTCGGCGAGTGAGCTTATCGCCGCCACGGATGGCGTCTGGCAGACTGCGGAGAACCATGGAAAGGCGGTCTTGTGGTTTGAGCATGAGGGCCCGTTTAGCTGGATGTTTCCTCTGCGGGAGATTGATGTCCAGAGCTTCTTCAGGAACGATCACCAGACGATGCTGACCATCTTGAACCGCGCTTACTCCCTGATTCACATCCCCGTCACTGTCAG cttccttgCATGGTATTACTACGCCGCTCCGACGCACGCCCAATTCGCTGAGGCTCGTCGCATGATGACGCTCACAAACCTCTTCAGCTTCGTTGTCTTCACAACATACCCATGTATGCCACCGCGTCTCCTCCCCGAAGAATATGGTTTCTTCGACACCGTCCGCCGCGAAGACGCCGAGTCAATCTACGCCACCAACAAGTTCTTCAACCAACTCGCCGCGTTCCCCTCGCTTCACTTTGGGTACTCTTTCTGCATCGGCACTGTTCTCCTGTACCACTCTGGTCTGTTCCGCCGGCGCCTTGCCCCCCGCGAGAAGCGCATGAGCAAGGCGTGGCAGGTGTTCTTCGTGGCGCTGAGCATCTTGTACCCCGCGTTTGTGTTGACTATCATTGTTGCTACGGCGAATCACTACTGGCTTGATGCTCTGGCTGCTACAGGTGTTGTTCTGGTTGCTTGGCTGTCGAACCGTATCTTGCTTGGCCTTTTGCCCTTGGAGGATCTGTTCCTCTGGTGTGTCAAGCTGGAGAAGCCCTTCCCTACGACTGGTAACCGGGGAGGAAAATAA